Proteins found in one Calypte anna isolate BGI_N300 chromosome 10, bCalAnn1_v1.p, whole genome shotgun sequence genomic segment:
- the SIN3A gene encoding paired amphipathic helix protein Sin3a has translation MKRRLDEQESPVYASQQRRITSSTEAFQHQHRVLAPAPPVYEAVSETMQSATGIQYSVTPSYQVSAVPQSSGSHGPAIAAVHSGHHHPAPVQPHGSQVVQSHTHPTPPAVPVQGQQQFQRLKVEDALSYLDQVKLQFGSQPQVYNDFLDIMKEFKSQSIDTPGVISRVSQLFKGHPDLIMGFNTFLPPGYKIEVQTNDMVNVTTPGQVHQIPTHGLQPQPQPQPQHQSQPSAQSTPTPAQPAPQPPPAKISKPSQLQAHTPTSQQTPPIPPYASPRSPPVQPHTPVTISLGTTPSLQNNQPVEFNHAINYVNKIKNRFQGQPDIYKAFLEILHTYQKEQRNAKEAGGNYTPALTEQEVYAQVARLFKNQEDLLSEFGQFLPDANSSVLLSKTTAEKVESVRNDHGGTVKKPQLNNKQQRPNQNGCQIRRHSGTGATPPVKKKPKLLGLKDQSLAEASKHGVGTESLFFEKVRKALRSTEAYENFLRCLVIFNQEVISRAELVQLVSPFLGKFPELFTWFKNFLGYKESVHMETYPKERATEGIAMEIDYASCKRLGSSYRALPKSYQQPKCTGRTPLCKEVLNDTWVSFPSWSEDSTFVSSKKTQYEEHIYRCEDERFELDVVLETNLATIRVLEAIQKKLSRLSAEEQAKFRLDNTLGGTSEVIHRKALQRIYADKAADIIDGLRKNPSVAVPIVLKRLKMKEEEWREAQRGFNKVWREQNEKYYLKSLDHQGINFKQNDTKVLRSKSLLNEIESIYDERQEQASEDNAGVPTGPHLSLAYEDKQILEDAASLIIHHVKRQTGIQKEDKYKIKQIMYHFIPDLLFAQRGELSDVEEEEEEEMDVDEATGAAKKHNGVGGSPPKTKLMFNNTTAQKLRGMDEVYNLFYVNSNWYIFMRLHQILCLRLLRICTQAERQIEEETREREWEREVLGIKRDKSDSPAIQLRLKEPMDIDVEDYYPAFLDMVRNLLDGNMDSSQYEDSLREMFTIHAYIAFTMDKLIQSIVRQLQHIVSDEICVQVTDLYLSENNNGATGGLLASQSSRTLLEAAYQRKAEQLMSEENCFKLMFIQSRGQVQLTIELLDTEEENSDDPVEAERWSDYVERYVNSDSTSPELREHLAQKPVFLPRNLRRIRKCQRGREQQEKEGKEGNSKKSMENVESLDKLECKFKLNSYKMVYVIKSEDYMYRRTALLRAQQSHERVSKRLHQRFQAWVDKWTKEHVPREMAAETSKWLMGEGLEGLVPCTTTCDTETLHFVSINKYRVKYGTIFKTP, from the exons ATGAAGCGGCGATTGGATGAGCAGGAGTCACCCGTGTATGCGTCGCAGCAGAGACGTATCACCAGCAGCACCGAAGCTTTCCAGCACCAGCACCGCGTGCTCGCCCCGGCGCCGCCGGTGTATGAGGCGGTTTCGGAGACCATGCAGTCCGCCACAGGGATCCAGTACTCCGTAACTCCCAGCTACCAG GTGTCGGCCGTGCCGCAGAGCTCGGGCAGCCACGGCCCCGCCATTGCAGCCGTCCACAGCGGCCACCACCACCCGGCACCGGTGCAGCCTCACGGGAGCCAAGTGGTGCAGAGCCACACGCACCCCACGCCGCCGGCCGTCCCCgtgcaggggcagcagcagttCCAGAGGCTCAAG GTGGAGGATGCTTTGTCTTACCTTGACCAGGTGAAGCTGCAGTTTGGTAGCCAGCCACAGGTCTACAATGACTTCTTGGATATTATGAAGGAATTTAAATCTCAAAG TATTGACACTCCAGGAGTGATCAGCCGCGTATCGCAGCTCTTCAAGGGCCACCCAGATTTGATCATGGGTTTCAACACCTTCTTGCCACCTGGTTACAAGATTGAGGTGCAGACCAATGATATGGTGAACGTGACAACGCCGGGGCAGGTTCACCAGATCCCCACTCATGGCTTGCAGCCACAGCCCCAGCCACAGCCCCAGCATCAGTCGCAGCCTTCGGCGCAATCAACTCCaacaccagcacagccagcGCCTCAGCCACCGCCTGCCAAAATCAGTAAG cCATCCCAGTTGCAGGCACATACTCCCACCAGCCAGCAAACTCCCCCCATTCCACCATATGCATCACCACGCTCGCCACCGGTCCAACCTCATACGCCTGTGACAATCTCCTTGGGCACCACACCATCCCTGCAGAACAATCAGCCCGTTGAGTTTAATCATGCCATCAACTATGTCAACAAGATCAAGAATCGGTTCCAGGGACAGCCAGACATTTACAAGGCCTTTCTGGAGATCCTCCATACATATCAG AAAGAGCAGCGTAATGCCAAGGAGGCAGGAGGTAACTACACGCCGGCTTTGACGGAGCAGGAGGTGTACGCGCAGGTGGCTCGTCTCTTCAAGaaccaggaggatctgctctcAGAGTTCGGGCAGTTTCTGCCAGATGCCAACAGCTCTGTG CTGTTAAGTAAGACAACTGCAGAGAAAGTGGAATCGGTAAGAAATGATCACGGTGGCACGGTGAAGAAGCCACAGCTCAACAACAAACAGCAAAGACCCAACCAGAATGGCTGTCAGATCCGACGGCACTCGGGGACTGGAGCAACCCCTCCGGTGAAG AAGAAACCGAAGCTGCTTGGTTTGAAAGACCAGTCTTTGGCAGAAGCCAGCAAACATGGTGTGGGGACCGAATCTCTCTTCTTTGAGAAG gTCCGCAAAGCTCTGCGCAGCACAGAAGCGTATGAAAACTTCCTTCGCTGCTTGGTTATTTTCAACCAGGAGGTCATCTCCCGGGCTGAGCTCGTGCAGCTGGTTTCTCCATTCCTGGG gaaattcCCAGAATTGTTCACTTGGTTTAAAAACTTTCTGGGGTATAAAGAGTCTGTTCACATGGAGACGTATCCGAAGGAACGGGCTACCGAGGGGATTGCCATGGAGATAGACTATGCCTCCTGTAAAAGGCTGGGCTCCAGCTACCGAGCCTTACCCAAGAGCTACCAGCAACCTAAGTGCACAGGGAGGACTCCCCTGTGTAAAGAG GTTTTGAATGACACCTGGGTCTCCTTCCCATCTTGGTCTGAAGACTCCACGTTTGTGAGCTCCAAGAAGACACAATATGAGGAGCACATCTACAGGTGTGAAGATGAGCGTTTCGAG ctggATGTTGTCTTGGAGACCAACCTGGCAACCATCCGCGTCCTTGAGGCAATCCAAAAGAAACTGTCACGTTTATCTGCTGAGGAGCAGGCGAAATTCCGGCTGGACAACACTCTGGGTGGCACTTCGGAGGTGATCCACCGCAAAGCTCTCCAGAGGATATACGCTGACAAAGCCGCCGACATCATCGATGGACTTCGGAAGAACCCCTCCGTGGCTGTTCCCATTGTACTGAAAAG GTTAAAGATGAAAGAGGAAGAGTGGCGAGAAGCCCAGAGAGGATTTAACAAAGTCTGGCGAGAGCAGAATGAGAAGTATTACCTGAAGTCCTTGGACCACCAGGGCATCAACTTCAAGCAGAATGATACCAAGGTCCTGAGGTCAAAGAGTCTCCTCAACGAGATTGAAAGCATCTATGATGAG AGGCAAGAGCAAGCTTCAGAAGACAATGCTGGAGTCCCCACAGGCCCACACCTCTCGCTAGCCTATGAAGACAAGCAGATCCTGGAAGATGCTGCCTCTCTCATCATCCACCACGTGAAGCGGCAGACAGGAATCCAGAAAGAGGACAAATACAAAATCAAGCAGATCATGTATCACTTCATTCCAGACCTCCTGTTTGCTCAGCGAGGTGAACTCTCGGAtgtggaagaggaggaagaagaggaaatggatgtGGATGAAGCTACTGGGGCTGCGAAAAAGCACAATGGTGTCGGGGGCAGTCCTCCCAAAACCAAGCTGATGTTCAACAACACAACGGCCCAGAAGCTGCGGGGCATGGATGAGGTCTACAACCTCTTCTACGTGAACAGCAACTGGTACATCTTCATGAGGCTGCATCAGATCCTCTGCTTGCGGCTGCTGCGGATCTGCACCCAGGCCGAGCGGCAGATCGAAGAGGAGACGCGGGAAAGGGAGTGGGAGAGGGAAGTGCTGGGCATAAAGAGAGACAAAAGTGACAGTCCTGCCATCCAGCTGCGGCTGAAGGAGCCCA TGGACATTGATGTTGAGGATTATTACCCGGCCTTCCTGGACATGGTGCGCAACCTCCTGGATGGGAACATGGACTCGTCTCAGTACGAGGATTCCCTGCGTGAGATGTTCACCATTCACGCCTACATTGCCTTCACCATGGACAAGCTGATCCAGAGCATCGTCAGACAG CTTCAGCACATAGTGAGTGATGAGATCTGCGTGCAGGTGACAGACCTCTACCTGTCAGAGAACAACAACGGGGCAACAGGAGGTCTGCTGGCTTCCCAGTCTTCTCGTACCCTTCTGGAGGCCGCCTACCAGCGCAAAGCCGAGCAGCTCATGTCCGAGGAGAACTGCTTCAAG CTGATGTTCATTCAGAGCAGAGGTCAAGTTCAGTTAACTATTGAACTGCTGGACACAGAAGAGGAGAACTCTGATGACCCTGTAGAAGCAGAG CGCTGGTCAGACTACGTGGAGCGGTACGTCAACTCCGATTCTACCTCCCCTGAGCTCCGGGAGCACCTAGCCCAGAAACCTGTCTTCCTGCCAAG GAATCTGAGGCGGATCCGTAAGTGTCAGCGTGGTCGGgaacagcaggagaaggaagggaaggaaggaaacagtaAGAAGTCCATGGAGAACGTGGAGAGCTTGGACAAACTGGAGTGTAAATTCAAATTGAACTCCTATAAGATGGTGTACGTGATCAAATCGGAGGATTACATGTACAGGAGGACCGCTCTGCTGCGAGCTCAGCAG TCCCACGAAAGAGTGAGCAAGCGGCTGCACCAGCGGTTCCAGGCCTGGGTGGACAAATGGACCAAGGAGCACGTGCCCCGTGAAATGGCAGCCGAGACAAGCAAGTGGCTAATGGGCGAAGGGTTGGAGGGCTTGGTGCCCTGCACCACCACCTGTGACACAGAGACCCTGCACTTTGTCAGCATTAACAAGTACCGTGTCAAATACGGCACGATATTCAAGACACCGTAA